Genomic window (Mycolicibacterium smegmatis):
ATCATCCGCAGCACTAAGGTATTTCGTTGCTGGACCAACCCGGAGGTTGAACCGATCGATGTGCTCGACCGTTGGGAAAATGTCTGCAAGCTGTTGATTTTGTGTACCGTTATTCACGATTGCGTGGTTGGCAATCCTGGAACCTGCGAGTAGTGACATTACGGCATTATTTACATCAATGCTGATCTCTTGATACTGCCGGTACTCGGGGTACTTCACCTCGTTCATAGCTGCCTTCCCGGAGGAATCGGTGACCGCATGATTAAGTCGACGATTGGCCGTCGGCGGAACGAACGACCCGTTATGTTCGAGCCTCCTCCACCAGCGCACGAAGTTGTTCGGGCGTGAGCCACGGGGAGCGTCGGTGAATCATGCGGTGGCAGTTCGCGCAGATGAGGATTAGGTCGTCTAGGCGCGTCTTCACCTCCCCCGACGCGTGCAGCGGCACTACGTGGTGGCACTCGATGTATCCGTCGCCGTGTGATCCGTACGCAGCTTTGAAGTCGAATCCACACGTCGAACACGCGAGGGACTTGTGCTTTTGTAGGTGCTTCTTGATCTTCTTGGCACGCAGTCCACGATCACGCTCTCGGGCGAAGTGCCGCCGTTCAAGAAGTCGACCCTCTGGCGCTTCATCTTCGTCTAACTCATCGACGTCGTTCACCACTTCAGTTGCGTCGACCAGATCACCCGTGCTCATGCCGTCGCGGATCAACTGCGCGGCCTGACGCATCTCGCTCTCGCGTTGAAGGAAGTCGTTGAGCACTTCTAGGTCAGTCGCACCGGCGTTCGTCGGCGTGCCCGTGTACTCGGGGTGATGCGTGGCGATGTCCCAAGTTTTGCGCCCGACACCATTCGGATTCCTGAACTTCGGTCCGCGCATCTCCATCGGGTGAATTGGCAACTGTTGAAGCAGGTCCGATAGCGCCTGGACCCGCGCATCGTTCGCGCCCATTCCCTTCCACCCGTTCTCGAGAACGAGGTCACAGGCCAAGATCAATTCGTCTCGCGTCCAAGTGGGTTCACGGCTAGGCGGCACGACGAACCCCAGTCGGCGCAAGTACTTGACCGCATCGCTCTCGCCGCCGTAGAACTCGTCCGACGTGAGAGGCGGGAGACCAGGGTGGTGCCCGTGGGCGGCCGCGAGGATGGCCTTTGAGTCGTACTCCTTGCCGCCGCAGTGCAGCAGGTATCCAGTCGCCTTCCCCATACCGTACTTAGCTAGAAACGCGTCCCGACCAAGCTTGTCGAACTCCGCGATCGCCTTCAGTACGTCCTCGCGCGTGACATCCTTCTTGGCCATGCCAGGCGAGTCTACGGACGAGGCCGCCGACGCCGACGCCGATCAAGACCCATGTTGGGTGAGAACATCGTTCGCTACGAGCGAAACGGCGACCGGCGTGTCTGCATGCCGGGTTGTCGGTGCCCGCCGATAGCGTCGGCGACATGGAAGCAGAAAAGAACCCCGACTACCTGCGGCAATTGGCCGAGTTCGTTCGGGACTTCCGCGACGCGTTCGAGTCGCTGCTGGAATTGCACACGCCGACGTGGGAGGGCACGGGCCGTGGACTGTTCCCTGCTGTGTCGCCCCGCGAGGGCATTGACGAGGACGAGTTGCAGGCGCGACGGACACGCGTTGCCGAGGCCGCCGGACGGGCTCGCCGTGCACCCGGTCTCACCGGCGTGCAATATCACGTCCAAGGGGTCCAGGGCGCGGTCGATCCGATCGCGGCGTGGGCGACAGTGCTACAGCCGAAGCCGGTGCTTGAGCCCTCGAACATCATCGACGCGGCCAACCAAATGATCGGCCAACTCGACGAATTGATCGTGCGGGCCGAAGCCGAGGCACCACCGAAGGTCGGTGTAGCGGGGATGCATCCGGCGGTGTGGGGACAGGCTTCGCGGCTCTGGCGCGACGGCCATTACCGCCAGGCAGTGTCGGCGGCGGCCGATGGCGTGATCGCACTGGTGAAGGCCCGGACCGGCCGCAACGACATCCCCGACACGTCGCAGTGGCAGCAGGCGTTCTCGAACAACCCACCGAAACCGGGTGAGCCGCGTCTCCGGTGGCCAGGTAATCCGGCGGACCAGTCGGTGAAGTCGATGAACGACGGTCTCCGCCAGTTCGCGCCGGGTGCGCAAATGACGATCCGCAACCCGGCGGCACACGGCACGGCCGAGATGTCCGAACAAGAAGCGGCGGAACGGTTGGCGGTACTCAGCCTGTTGGCACGGTGGGTCGACCAATGCGACCTCATCGAAGCGCCCGACCCGTCCGCGGGCAGCGGCCTGCCATGACGGTCGCCGCGTTCGTTCTCGGCTTGCTCGGGTTTGGCGTCGCCGTCTCGTCGTTGACGTGGCAGGTCTACACGTTCCT
Coding sequences:
- a CDS encoding HNH endonuclease; the encoded protein is MAKKDVTREDVLKAIAEFDKLGRDAFLAKYGMGKATGYLLHCGGKEYDSKAILAAAHGHHPGLPPLTSDEFYGGESDAVKYLRRLGFVVPPSREPTWTRDELILACDLVLENGWKGMGANDARVQALSDLLQQLPIHPMEMRGPKFRNPNGVGRKTWDIATHHPEYTGTPTNAGATDLEVLNDFLQRESEMRQAAQLIRDGMSTGDLVDATEVVNDVDELDEDEAPEGRLLERRHFARERDRGLRAKKIKKHLQKHKSLACSTCGFDFKAAYGSHGDGYIECHHVVPLHASGEVKTRLDDLILICANCHRMIHRRSPWLTPEQLRALVEEART
- a CDS encoding TIGR02391 family protein, whose product is MEAEKNPDYLRQLAEFVRDFRDAFESLLELHTPTWEGTGRGLFPAVSPREGIDEDELQARRTRVAEAAGRARRAPGLTGVQYHVQGVQGAVDPIAAWATVLQPKPVLEPSNIIDAANQMIGQLDELIVRAEAEAPPKVGVAGMHPAVWGQASRLWRDGHYRQAVSAAADGVIALVKARTGRNDIPDTSQWQQAFSNNPPKPGEPRLRWPGNPADQSVKSMNDGLRQFAPGAQMTIRNPAAHGTAEMSEQEAAERLAVLSLLARWVDQCDLIEAPDPSAGSGLP